The following coding sequences lie in one Apium graveolens cultivar Ventura chromosome 1, ASM990537v1, whole genome shotgun sequence genomic window:
- the LOC141678566 gene encoding transcription factor HY5-like isoform X1 → MDLSAAASSSTSGASKANYDMHGGGTGGSSNSASSSWKNNNTGATHFPLALHNKGKLEESDEDMFTVPDIEAPEVAAAAKLEHKDFNSENKNNAAGTANNKDDQQTTGKRRRGRNPVDREHRRLKRLLRNRVSAQQARERKKVYVSDLESRATELQDRNSKLEEKISTLINENTMLRKVLLNTRPKTDESS, encoded by the exons ATGGATCTGTCTGCGGCGGCATCGTCATCGACATCGGGTGCATCAAAGGCTAATTACGACATGCATGGTGGTGGTACTGGTGGCTCTTCTAACTCTgcttcttcttcttggaagaacAATAACACTGGCGCCACTCATTTTCCTCTAGCTCTGCATAATAAGGGCAAACTTG AAGAAAGCGATGAAGATATGTTTACAGTTCCTGACATTGAAGCTCCAGAAGTGGCTGCAGCTGCAAAACTGGAACATAAGGACTTTAACTCCGAAAACAAGAACAATGCTGCAGGCACTGCTAATAATAAAGATGATCAGCAGACTACTGGCAAACGCAGGAGGGGTCGTAACCCCGTCGATAGAGAGCACAGAAGACTTAAGAG GTTGCTGAGAAACAGAGTGTCAGCTCAACAAGCCCGAGAGAGGAAGAAGGTGTATGTTAGTGATCTGGAATCTAGAGCTACTGAGTTGCAGGACAGAAACTCTAAGCTTGAAGAGAAAATCTCTACTCTTATAAACGAAAATACAATGCTCCGAAAG GTGCTCCTCAACACTCGGCCTAAAACTGATGAAAGTAGTTAA
- the LOC141678556 gene encoding cation/H(+) antiporter 19-like has translation MAHNGTMNCPTPMHATSNGAFQDENPLDYALPLAILQICLVVVFTRVLAVLLQPLRQPRVVAEIIGGILLGPSAAGRSKKFLNTVFPKNSLTVLDTLANLGLLFFLFLVGLELDMRAVRRTGKKALAIAISGIGLPFVIGIGTSFILLSNISKGAKEAPFIVFIGVSLSITAFPVLARILAELKLLTTDVGRIAMSAAAVNDVAAWILLALAIALSGSGSPIIALWVLLCGVGFVVAAVFVLTPVFTFMARRSLEGEPVKELYICITLVLVLVASFATDTIGIHALFGAFIVGIVVPKDGPFAGVLIEKIEDIVASLLLPLYFVSSGLKTNVATISGGMSWAMLVLVIFTACFGKIVGTVAVSLAFKVPFREALAVGFLMNTKGLVELIVLNIGKDRKVLNDETFAVLVLMALFTTFITTPIVMAVYHPARKITPYNDRTIQRKNLDTELRLLTCFHSSRNVPTIINLIESSRGTRRKGRLCVYAMHLMELSERSSAISMVHKARNNGLPTWNKKPDDKDTLVIAFETYRQLSSVVVRPMTAISELYNIDEDICASASQKRSAMIILPFHKHQRVDGVMESLGHSLHQVNQRVLRHAPCSVGILVDRGLGGTTQVTASDVSFTIGVPFFGGKDDCEALAYGARMAEHPGISLTIIRFVTPPEISMRTIFGLDVGRSKHSTSKSASITMENSDDFLSEAKTRNAATVYEERTVTSKEEIITALKYMNTYNLMLVGRLPLDLPNKLIKSCDCPELGPIGSFMAATEFSTTTSVLIVQQYDHYSKPQLVVEEDAEPEPEPEPEMPDTPV, from the exons ATGGCGCACAATGGCACGATGAATTGTCCCACGCCTATGCATGCGACGTCTAATGGAGCATTCCAAGATGAGAATCCGCTTGATTATGCCCTTCCTCTTGCGATATTGCAGATATGTTTGGTAGTTGTATTTACAAGGGTGCTTGCTGTATTATTACAGCCTCTCAGACAACCCAGAGTCGTTGCTGAGATTATC GGCGGTATACTACTTGGTCCATCTGCAGCTGGGAGAAGCAAAAAATTTCTAAACACTGTTTTTCCGAAAAACAGCCTCACAGTTCTTGACACTCTAGCCAACTTAGGCCTTTTGTTCTTCCTCTTTCTAGTTGGCCTTGAGCTTGACATGCGTGCAGTTCGTCGAACTGGAAAGAAGGCCTTAGCCATTGCCATTTCAGGGATTGGCCTCCCTTTTGTAATTGGCATTGGTACCTCGTTTATTCTACTTTCCAACATATCTAAAGGAGCCAAAGAGGCTCCATTTATTGTCTTTATAGGGGTATCTTTATCAATCACAGCCTTTCCTGTTTTGGCTCGAATTTTAGCGGAGCTAAAATTGTTGACAACTGATGTGGGACGGATTGCAATGTCAGCTGCAGCAGTTAATGATGTTGCTGCCTGGATTTTGCTGGCATTGGCTATAGCACTGTCTGGATCAGGGTctcctataattgctctttggGTTTTGCTTTGTGGTGTTGGATTCGTGGTGGCTGCGGTTTTTGTGTTAACGCCTGTATTTACATTCATGGCTCGTCGAAGTCTAGAGGGGGAACCAGTGAAGGAGTTGTATATATGCATTACATTGGTGTTAGTTTTGGTTGCGAGTTTTGCAACAGATACTATAGGGATTCATGCATTGTTTGGTGCTTTCATAGTCGGGATTGTGGTGCCAAAAGATGGTCCTTTTGCAGGGGTTTTGATAGAGAAGATTGAGGATATTGTAGCCAGCCTTCTTCTTCCACTGTACTTCGTGTCAAGTGGATTGAAAACAAACGTTGCTACGATAAGTGGAGGAATGTCATGGGCAATGCTAGTCCTTGTTATATTCACTGCTTGTTTTGGCAAGATTGTTGGGACAGTTGCTGTGTCACTGGCCTTTAAGGTGCCATTCAGAGAGGCCCTTGCAGTTGGATTCCTCATGAATACAAAGGGATTGGTTGAGTTAATTGTTCTCAACATTGGAAAAGATCGAAAG GTGTTgaatgatgaaacatttgcagtTTTAGTTCTTATGGCGCTGTTTACTACATTCATAACGACTCCGATTGTGATGGCTGTGTACCATCCAGCAAGAAAGATAACACCATACAATGATAGGACCATTCAACGGAAGAATCTTGACACAGAACTCCGCTTATTAACCTGCTTCCACAGCAGCCGGAACGTTCCCACTATCATAAATCTGATTGAATCTTCTCGCGGGACAAGACGTAAAGGGCGCCTTTGTGTATATGCTATGCACCTAATGGAACTGTCAGAACGCTCCTCAGCCATATCAATGGTCCATAAGGCAAGAAACAATGGTCTCCCCACCTGGAACAAGAAGCCGGATGACAAAGATACATTAGTCATTGCATTTGAGACTTACCGCCAACTCAGCAGTGTCGTTGTCCGCCCTATGACAGCCATATCAGAACTTTACAACATTGATGAGGACATTTGCGCAAGTGCATCTCAGAAGCGTTCTGCAATGATTATACTCCCCTTCCATAAACACCAACGTGTTGATGGTGTCATGGAGTCGCTTGGCCACTCGTTACATCAAGTGAATCAAAGAGTCCTACGCCATGCTCCTTGTTCTGTTGGCATTTTAGTTGACAGAGGCTTAGGAGGCACAACTCAAGTCACTGCTAGTGATGTCTCCTTCACAATTGGGGTTCCATTTTTTGGCGGCAAAGATGACTGTGAGGCGCTTGCTTATGGTGCGAGAATGGCTGAGCATCCAGGGATTTCACTCACAATTATAAGGTTTGTGACTCCACCAGAAATATCAATGAGGACAATTTTTGGATTAGACGTGGGTCGTTCTAAGCATTCAACTTCAAAATCTGCCAGCATCACTATGGAGAACAGTGATGATTTCCTCTCTGAGGCCAAAACTAGGAACGCGGCTACTGTGTATGAAGAGAGGACGGTGACAAGTAAAGAAGAAATAATCACAGCATTGAAGTACATGAACACGTACAATTTGATGTTAGTCGGAAGACTCCCACTAGATCTTCCTAACAAGTTAATAAAATCTTGCGACTGTCCAGAACTTGGACCAATTGGGAGCTTCATGGCTGCTACTGAATTTTCCACCACCACTTCGGTGCTAATAGTTCAGCAATATGATCATTACTCAAAACCTCAGCTTGTGGTTGAGGAGGATGCTGAGCCTGAGCCTGAACCTGAGCCTGAGATGCCAGATACACCAGTCTAA
- the LOC141678566 gene encoding transcription factor HY5-like isoform X2: MDLSAAASSSTSGASKANYDMHGGGTGGSSNSASSSWKNNNTGATHFPLALHNKGKLESDEDMFTVPDIEAPEVAAAAKLEHKDFNSENKNNAAGTANNKDDQQTTGKRRRGRNPVDREHRRLKRLLRNRVSAQQARERKKVYVSDLESRATELQDRNSKLEEKISTLINENTMLRKVLLNTRPKTDESS; encoded by the exons ATGGATCTGTCTGCGGCGGCATCGTCATCGACATCGGGTGCATCAAAGGCTAATTACGACATGCATGGTGGTGGTACTGGTGGCTCTTCTAACTCTgcttcttcttcttggaagaacAATAACACTGGCGCCACTCATTTTCCTCTAGCTCTGCATAATAAGGGCAAACTTG AAAGCGATGAAGATATGTTTACAGTTCCTGACATTGAAGCTCCAGAAGTGGCTGCAGCTGCAAAACTGGAACATAAGGACTTTAACTCCGAAAACAAGAACAATGCTGCAGGCACTGCTAATAATAAAGATGATCAGCAGACTACTGGCAAACGCAGGAGGGGTCGTAACCCCGTCGATAGAGAGCACAGAAGACTTAAGAG GTTGCTGAGAAACAGAGTGTCAGCTCAACAAGCCCGAGAGAGGAAGAAGGTGTATGTTAGTGATCTGGAATCTAGAGCTACTGAGTTGCAGGACAGAAACTCTAAGCTTGAAGAGAAAATCTCTACTCTTATAAACGAAAATACAATGCTCCGAAAG GTGCTCCTCAACACTCGGCCTAAAACTGATGAAAGTAGTTAA